A single region of the Paludibacter jiangxiensis genome encodes:
- a CDS encoding OstA-like protein, producing the protein MKPEFFKSFNRHIVLLGALCLFLHWLVAQQTDPKLSFPLPKHQTLTSPEELIKAKVDREAAFKGGAQQVLHPVPLPKINKNSKSFVFLEKADVMLTNPAFPGVQIISQNVRFRQDNTYLYCDSAYFYEQENSLDAFGNVHMIQGDTLNLYGDVLFYDGNSKQAHLKYNVRMENKGTILTTDSLLYDRIVNVGYYTTGGRITNGDNVLTSLIGQYYPTTHTAYFKTAVKLVNPDFVMRSDTLQYDTHSGVATIVGPTNIVHKNKTTITSTSGWYDTHTDHSQLLNRSIVRNPDGRQLTADTIFYDKKQGIGNAYHNVEINDTAQQVTLYGHYGYYDDNKSYGFVTKHAQLVQRSKEDTLYMHADTLAMLKDSTFKSAKGFHNVRFFRSDLQGKCDSIFYSDRDSVMRMYGLPVLWSDEQQISGEEIHAYSKNKEIEHIHVIRAAFAIQQSDSIRFNQISGKDLKAYIRNREIYRIDVSGNSESLYFPRDKDSTLIGMNTTQSSFLTMYIKDKKVDKIILRPQSNGTLYPPEKTKKDQMFLKNYNWKEATRPKNKEDIFTFIPKDASTNSGGRRKQIGVKKTTEKEDKKEKK; encoded by the coding sequence TTGAAACCTGAATTTTTCAAATCATTCAACAGGCATATCGTACTTTTAGGTGCGTTATGCTTGTTTTTGCATTGGTTAGTTGCTCAACAAACCGATCCTAAATTATCGTTTCCTTTACCGAAACACCAGACATTGACAAGTCCGGAAGAACTGATAAAGGCAAAAGTAGACAGAGAAGCGGCATTCAAAGGGGGAGCACAGCAGGTGTTACACCCTGTGCCATTGCCCAAAATCAACAAAAACAGCAAATCGTTCGTTTTCCTCGAAAAAGCGGATGTGATGCTCACCAACCCAGCCTTCCCAGGTGTGCAGATTATTTCGCAAAACGTACGTTTTCGGCAAGATAATACCTATCTCTATTGCGACAGCGCCTACTTCTACGAACAGGAAAACTCTCTGGATGCTTTCGGCAATGTACACATGATACAGGGAGATACGTTAAACCTGTACGGCGACGTACTCTTTTACGATGGCAACAGCAAACAGGCGCATCTTAAATATAACGTAAGGATGGAAAATAAGGGCACCATTCTGACTACTGACTCACTTTTGTACGATCGGATCGTAAACGTGGGTTATTATACGACAGGCGGGCGCATTACCAATGGGGATAACGTACTAACCTCACTCATCGGACAATATTACCCCACCACACATACAGCCTATTTCAAAACGGCGGTCAAGCTGGTCAATCCCGATTTTGTGATGCGTTCCGACACGTTGCAGTATGATACACACTCCGGCGTTGCTACTATCGTTGGGCCGACGAATATTGTCCATAAGAATAAAACTACCATCACCTCTACCAGTGGATGGTACGACACGCATACCGATCACTCACAGCTGTTGAACCGTTCAATAGTCAGAAACCCTGACGGAAGACAACTGACGGCCGATACGATTTTTTATGACAAAAAACAGGGAATCGGCAATGCTTACCACAATGTTGAAATAAACGACACTGCACAGCAAGTGACATTGTACGGGCATTACGGCTATTACGACGACAATAAAAGCTACGGTTTTGTTACCAAACATGCGCAACTTGTTCAACGTTCAAAGGAAGATACCCTCTACATGCATGCCGATACTCTGGCAATGCTGAAAGATTCGACGTTTAAAAGCGCCAAAGGGTTTCACAACGTACGCTTTTTCCGTAGCGATCTGCAGGGCAAATGCGACTCGATTTTTTATTCCGATCGCGATTCCGTGATGCGGATGTACGGTCTGCCAGTCTTGTGGTCAGACGAGCAACAAATTTCCGGAGAGGAAATTCATGCCTATTCAAAAAACAAAGAGATAGAGCATATTCATGTCATCCGGGCAGCCTTTGCCATACAGCAAAGCGACAGTATCCGGTTTAACCAGATTTCAGGAAAAGATTTGAAAGCCTATATCCGGAATCGCGAGATTTACAGGATAGATGTAAGCGGCAACTCCGAATCACTCTATTTCCCGCGGGACAAGGACAGCACTCTGATTGGGATGAATACTACGCAAAGTAGTTTTCTCACGATGTATATAAAGGATAAAAAAGTGGACAAAATTATCCTCCGGCCACAATCCAACGGAACATTGTATCCTCCTGAAAAAACGAAGAAAGACCAGATGTTTTTGAAAAATTATAACTGGAAGGAAGCCACGCGACCGAAAAACAAAGAAGATATTTTCACCTTCATACCAAAAGACGCATCAACGAACTCCGGTGGAAGACGAAAACAAATTGGCGTCAAAAAGACAACGGAAAAAGAAGACAAGAAAGAGAAAAAATAA
- the purN gene encoding phosphoribosylglycinamide formyltransferase, translated as MCIKILFFLMVNIAIFASGSGSNAENIVRYFESHPCISVSLILTNKADAYVLERAKKLNIPAVVFSKTEMNESDSLLNLLIENKIDWLILAGFLLKVPDNLIAAFPNRILNIHPALLPKYGGKGMYGSRVHEAIVAAGEKESGITIHFVNNHYDEGQIAFQATCPVLPSDTADDVANKVHALEYEHFPPVIEKIISDSL; from the coding sequence ATGTGCATAAAAATTCTCTTTTTTCTCATGGTAAATATTGCTATTTTTGCTTCTGGATCAGGCAGTAACGCTGAAAACATAGTCCGTTATTTTGAATCTCATCCTTGCATATCGGTCTCATTAATTTTAACAAACAAAGCGGATGCATATGTTCTCGAAAGAGCAAAAAAACTGAATATTCCTGCAGTGGTTTTTTCAAAAACAGAGATGAATGAGAGTGATTCTCTGTTAAATTTGCTGATTGAGAATAAAATTGACTGGTTAATTTTGGCGGGATTCCTGCTAAAAGTGCCTGACAACCTCATTGCTGCATTTCCAAACCGGATTTTGAATATCCACCCGGCGCTTTTGCCTAAATATGGAGGTAAAGGTATGTATGGCAGTCGCGTACACGAAGCGATTGTTGCGGCTGGAGAAAAAGAGTCGGGTATTACGATTCACTTTGTAAATAATCACTACGATGAAGGGCAGATTGCCTTTCAGGCTACTTGTCCGGTATTACCTTCCGATACTGCGGATGATGTGGCCAATAAAGTACATGCCCTCGAATATGAACATTTCCCGCCAGTGATCGAAAAGATTATTTCGGACTCTTTATAA
- a CDS encoding acyl carrier protein has product MSEVADKVKAIIVDKLGVDESEVTPQASFTNDLGADSLDTVELIMEFEKAFGITIPDDQAEKISTVGEAIAHIESAL; this is encoded by the coding sequence ATGTCAGAAGTTGCAGACAAAGTAAAAGCGATCATCGTTGACAAATTAGGCGTTGACGAATCAGAAGTAACACCTCAAGCTAGTTTTACTAACGACTTAGGCGCTGACTCACTCGACACTGTAGAATTGATCATGGAATTCGAAAAAGCCTTTGGCATTACTATTCCAGACGATCAAGCAGAAAAAATTTCGACAGTGGGCGAAGCTATTGCTCATATCGAAAGCGCGCTTTAA
- the fabF gene encoding beta-ketoacyl-ACP synthase II yields MELKRVVVTGLGAVTPLGNSAPETWEGLINGVSGAGPITHFDASLFKTQFACEVKNFDPSQLLDRKELRKCDRYTLYAIAAAKEAIDNCGVDLDTVDKNEVGVIFAAGIGGIQTFEQEIGGYYSNAAIGPKFNPFFIPKMISDIAAGQISIIYGFHGPNYSTASACASSTNALIDAFNYIRLGKANMIVAGGAEAAITPGGVGGFNALTALSTRNDDPQGASRPFSKSRDGFVMGEGAGCVIVEELEHALARGANIICEIVGGGLSADAYHLTATHPDGLGAKLVMERALKDAGMSPEDIDYINVHGTSTPVGDISESKAIKDVFGDHAYKLNISSTKSMTGHLLGAAGAVEAMASILAVVNDIVPPTINFHEGDEDEEIDYKLNFTFNKAQKRTVRAALSNTFGFGGHNASIIVKKFAK; encoded by the coding sequence ATGGAATTAAAACGAGTAGTAGTAACAGGTCTTGGTGCTGTCACTCCGTTAGGTAACTCTGCCCCTGAAACATGGGAAGGGTTGATTAATGGTGTGAGTGGCGCAGGACCTATTACTCATTTTGACGCATCACTATTTAAGACTCAATTTGCATGCGAGGTCAAAAATTTTGACCCAAGTCAGTTACTTGACAGAAAAGAGTTAAGAAAATGCGACCGCTATACGCTTTATGCTATTGCTGCCGCTAAAGAAGCTATAGACAACTGTGGAGTTGATCTTGACACAGTTGACAAAAACGAAGTAGGTGTGATTTTCGCTGCCGGTATCGGAGGTATTCAAACCTTTGAACAGGAAATTGGCGGATATTATTCAAACGCTGCTATCGGGCCGAAATTCAACCCGTTCTTTATCCCGAAAATGATTTCGGATATTGCAGCCGGTCAGATTTCTATAATCTACGGATTTCACGGACCTAACTACAGTACTGCTTCTGCTTGTGCTTCTTCAACCAATGCACTCATCGATGCATTCAACTATATTCGTCTCGGGAAAGCAAACATGATTGTAGCCGGCGGTGCCGAAGCAGCAATCACTCCTGGCGGTGTCGGCGGTTTCAACGCGTTGACAGCCCTTTCTACCCGTAACGATGATCCTCAGGGAGCTTCCCGTCCTTTCAGCAAAAGCCGCGATGGTTTTGTTATGGGAGAAGGAGCCGGTTGTGTTATCGTTGAAGAATTGGAACACGCTCTTGCGCGCGGTGCAAACATCATCTGCGAAATTGTCGGTGGTGGTTTGTCAGCTGATGCATATCACCTGACAGCAACTCACCCTGATGGACTAGGTGCAAAATTAGTGATGGAAAGAGCATTGAAAGATGCTGGAATGAGTCCCGAAGATATTGACTATATCAATGTTCACGGAACTTCGACCCCTGTAGGCGACATTTCCGAATCGAAAGCTATCAAAGATGTATTCGGCGACCACGCTTACAAACTGAATATCAGCTCCACAAAATCGATGACAGGACACTTGCTTGGCGCCGCCGGTGCCGTTGAAGCAATGGCCAGCATCCTTGCCGTGGTGAATGATATTGTTCCGCCAACCATCAACTTCCATGAAGGCGATGAAGATGAAGAGATAGATTACAAACTGAACTTTACCTTTAACAAAGCCCAAAAGCGTACAGTTCGAGCTGCATTATCGAACACGTTTGGATTTGGCGGTCACAATGCAAGTATTATTGTAAAGAAATTTGCAAAGTAA
- the rnc gene encoding ribonuclease III, translated as MTNSRKEPYLLFYRLTGIIPDNLDLYEMAMCHKSTGVKDFKGNSVNNERLEFLGDAILNSIVADIVYHQFTDKEEGFLTDTRSKIVQRESLNKLAIELGIPKIMQLSSKNGALHGNNVFGNAFEALIGAIYLDQGYERCKQFIESKLIASCIDVNKMAQKEVNFKSRLIEWGQSNKVPVEFEVIETFHDRRHELTFQTHVLINGLVGGLGVGHSKKESHQNAAKMALKKLQEDEDFIEQVLQPKPEFPDIEEAELTTENTEPIEVTETTVQEESAEQTNKPIEN; from the coding sequence TTGACGAATTCTCGAAAGGAGCCTTATCTGTTATTTTATCGGCTGACCGGTATTATACCCGACAATCTGGATCTCTATGAAATGGCCATGTGCCACAAATCAACCGGAGTGAAAGATTTCAAGGGAAATTCCGTCAACAATGAACGCCTCGAATTTCTGGGCGATGCCATCCTCAACTCTATTGTAGCCGATATTGTCTACCACCAATTTACCGACAAAGAAGAAGGATTCCTGACCGATACCCGTTCGAAGATTGTGCAACGCGAATCGCTCAATAAACTGGCTATAGAACTGGGAATTCCGAAGATCATGCAACTTTCGTCGAAAAACGGGGCTTTGCATGGCAATAACGTTTTCGGCAATGCTTTTGAAGCTCTGATAGGAGCCATTTATTTGGATCAGGGATATGAACGGTGCAAGCAATTTATCGAATCTAAATTGATTGCTTCGTGTATTGACGTCAATAAAATGGCTCAAAAAGAGGTTAATTTCAAATCGCGACTGATTGAATGGGGACAATCCAACAAGGTTCCTGTCGAATTTGAGGTAATAGAAACCTTTCACGACCGCCGACACGAACTAACATTTCAGACGCACGTGTTAATCAACGGCCTGGTTGGTGGCCTGGGAGTCGGGCATTCTAAAAAAGAATCGCACCAGAATGCAGCCAAAATGGCGCTGAAGAAGCTTCAGGAAGACGAAGACTTCATAGAACAGGTGCTACAGCCCAAACCGGAATTTCCGGACATAGAAGAAGCTGAATTAACAACAGAAAATACAGAACCGATAGAGGTTACTGAGACAACAGTTCAGGAAGAAAGCGCTGAACAAACAAATAAACCGATAGAAAACTGA
- a CDS encoding MBL fold metallo-hydrolase, producing the protein MEILFLGTGTSNGVPQLCCNCDTCASTDTRDKRLRASALISVNGKNILIDCGPDFRQQMLTHHITSLSAILLTHEHYDHVAGLDDVRSYRAVDVFAEERVNRALMKTMHYSFSANKYPGTPELKLHEISEYIPFEAAGVEVTPLRAMHAQLPILGFRIGNMAYVTDFKTLPEKTLDQLTGLDLLVMGTLRFKPHFSHLMVDESLTLINRLTPKQTYFTHMSHDMGLHELAEKELPPNVRLAYDGLKIKL; encoded by the coding sequence ATGGAGATCCTTTTTTTAGGAACAGGAACGTCAAACGGAGTTCCTCAGTTGTGCTGTAATTGCGACACGTGTGCCTCGACCGACACACGCGATAAGCGGTTGCGTGCTTCTGCTCTGATAAGTGTCAACGGAAAAAATATTCTGATCGATTGTGGGCCGGATTTTCGTCAGCAGATGTTAACCCACCACATCACTTCACTTTCGGCTATTTTGCTCACACATGAGCACTACGACCACGTGGCAGGATTGGACGATGTACGTTCGTATCGTGCTGTAGACGTATTTGCAGAAGAACGGGTAAACCGTGCGTTAATGAAAACGATGCATTACTCATTTTCTGCTAACAAATACCCGGGAACACCGGAACTGAAACTGCACGAAATTTCAGAATACATACCTTTCGAAGCTGCCGGTGTAGAAGTAACTCCACTCCGGGCCATGCATGCGCAGCTACCCATACTTGGCTTTCGCATAGGTAATATGGCATATGTAACCGACTTCAAAACCTTACCCGAAAAAACTCTGGATCAACTAACAGGACTTGACCTGTTGGTAATGGGAACCTTGCGTTTCAAACCTCATTTTTCGCACCTGATGGTGGACGAATCTCTTACCCTGATAAACCGTCTTACTCCAAAACAAACCTATTTTACGCACATGAGCCACGACATGGGACTTCATGAGCTTGCAGAAAAAGAGCTGCCTCCGAATGTAAGGTTAGCCTATGACGGATTGAAAATTAAACTATAA
- the typA gene encoding translational GTPase TypA produces the protein MQNIRNIAIIAHVDHGKTTLVDKMLLASKLFRENESVGELILDNNDLERERGITILAKNVSVNYNGCKINIIDTPGHADFGGEVERVLNMADGVVLLVDAFEGAMPQTRFVLQKALQLGLKPIVVINKVDKPNCRPEEVQEEVFDLMFSLDATEEQLNFHTIFGSAKNGWMSNDVHVVKDDITDLFDAIIEYIPAPEYIEGTPQMLITSLDYSSYVGRIAVGRVHRGELKEGMAVSLAKRDGSIVKARIKELNEFTGLGRSKVEKVGSGDICAVVGIDNFEIGDSICDIENPEPLKPIAIDEPTMSMLFTINNSPFFGKEGKFVTSRHIHDRLIKELDKNLALRVEKSENQDSWNVFGRGVLHLSVLIETMRREGYELQVGQPQVIIKEIDGVKCEPMEQLTINVPEESSGKIIEMVATRKGDMTNMEHKGERVNLEFTIPSRGIIGLRNNVLTASAGEAIMAHRFLEYQPYKGEIERRNNGSIIAMEGGTAFAYAIDKLQDRGKFFIYPQDEIYAGQVVGEHSKEGDLVVNVTKSKKLTNMRASGSDDKVRLFPPIVFSLEEALEYIKEDEYVELTPKSIRLRKIILDENERKRMAKK, from the coding sequence ATGCAAAATATCAGAAACATTGCAATTATTGCCCACGTCGACCACGGAAAAACGACACTGGTAGACAAAATGTTGTTGGCCTCAAAGCTCTTTCGTGAAAACGAATCGGTAGGCGAACTAATCCTGGACAATAATGACCTGGAACGCGAACGCGGGATCACTATTCTTGCCAAGAACGTTTCCGTAAATTACAACGGATGCAAGATCAACATTATTGATACTCCGGGCCACGCCGACTTCGGTGGTGAAGTGGAACGCGTGCTCAACATGGCCGACGGCGTAGTGCTGCTGGTTGATGCCTTTGAAGGTGCTATGCCGCAAACACGTTTTGTACTACAAAAAGCGCTGCAACTGGGTCTTAAACCAATTGTGGTAATAAACAAAGTAGACAAACCCAACTGTCGTCCCGAAGAGGTGCAGGAAGAAGTATTCGACCTGATGTTCAGCCTCGACGCAACTGAAGAGCAGCTCAATTTCCATACGATATTCGGTTCTGCCAAAAACGGTTGGATGTCGAACGATGTTCACGTGGTAAAAGACGACATCACCGACTTGTTTGACGCCATCATCGAATACATTCCGGCTCCCGAATATATCGAAGGCACACCGCAAATGCTTATCACTTCACTCGATTACTCTTCTTACGTAGGACGTATTGCCGTAGGACGTGTTCACCGCGGAGAATTGAAAGAAGGCATGGCTGTATCGCTGGCAAAACGCGATGGCTCCATCGTCAAAGCGCGCATCAAGGAGTTGAACGAATTTACCGGCCTGGGACGCTCCAAGGTTGAAAAAGTAGGCTCTGGCGACATTTGTGCTGTTGTGGGTATCGACAATTTCGAAATCGGCGACAGTATTTGCGACATCGAAAATCCGGAACCGTTGAAACCGATTGCCATTGACGAACCGACCATGAGTATGTTGTTCACAATCAACAACTCTCCATTCTTCGGAAAAGAGGGGAAATTTGTTACCTCTCGTCACATCCACGACCGTCTGATCAAAGAGTTGGACAAAAACCTTGCTCTTCGCGTTGAAAAAAGCGAAAATCAGGATTCATGGAACGTTTTCGGACGTGGTGTACTCCACTTGTCGGTACTGATCGAAACCATGCGCCGTGAAGGTTATGAATTACAGGTAGGTCAGCCACAGGTTATTATCAAGGAAATTGACGGCGTGAAATGCGAACCTATGGAGCAACTCACCATCAACGTTCCCGAAGAATCGTCAGGAAAAATCATTGAAATGGTTGCTACCCGCAAAGGTGACATGACCAACATGGAACATAAGGGCGAACGCGTGAACCTCGAATTCACAATTCCTTCGCGCGGTATCATCGGTTTGCGTAACAACGTACTGACGGCATCGGCCGGTGAAGCTATCATGGCTCACCGCTTCCTCGAATATCAACCTTACAAAGGAGAAATCGAACGTCGTAACAACGGTTCCATTATTGCAATGGAAGGCGGTACTGCGTTTGCTTATGCTATCGATAAACTTCAGGACAGAGGTAAATTCTTTATCTATCCTCAAGATGAAATTTATGCAGGACAGGTGGTTGGTGAACACAGCAAGGAAGGTGATTTGGTCGTAAACGTAACTAAATCGAAAAAACTGACCAACATGCGTGCATCAGGTTCTGACGACAAAGTACGTCTTTTCCCTCCTATCGTTTTCAGCCTCGAAGAAGCGCTTGAATACATCAAGGAAGACGAATACGTTGAACTGACTCCGAAGTCGATCCGTCTGCGCAAGATTATTCTTGACGAAAACGAACGCAAACGTATGGCTAAGAAATAA
- a CDS encoding (2Fe-2S)-binding protein yields MEDMICNCNQITRGDIINAIQQKGLTTVEEIQDVLDAGTVCGSCVEDIEEILKSVK; encoded by the coding sequence ATGGAAGATATGATATGCAATTGCAACCAGATCACAAGAGGTGACATAATCAATGCAATACAACAAAAAGGATTAACAACGGTTGAAGAAATTCAGGATGTTTTAGACGCAGGCACCGTTTGCGGCTCTTGTGTAGAAGACATCGAAGAAATTCTGAAATCGGTGAAATAA
- a CDS encoding DUF6249 domain-containing protein, translating to MMDFITIPLVVGMITLGIYKLFELFVKRRERLTIIEKLGDKLDVSVMQTKLSLPVRIDGQFNFGTLKVACLLLGVGLGLLVGYFICLNTIPGFNFDNSGHEAYQASGVIYGASVLLFGGLGLLVAFIVELNFLKKKKEE from the coding sequence ATGATGGACTTTATTACAATCCCTTTGGTAGTAGGGATGATTACGCTGGGCATTTACAAACTGTTCGAACTTTTTGTAAAAAGGAGAGAACGTCTCACAATTATCGAAAAACTTGGAGATAAGCTCGATGTGTCGGTGATGCAAACCAAATTGTCGCTGCCGGTGCGCATCGATGGGCAGTTCAATTTTGGTACGCTGAAAGTGGCTTGCCTCCTGCTGGGCGTGGGTCTGGGATTACTCGTCGGTTATTTTATCTGCCTTAACACGATTCCTGGCTTCAATTTCGACAATTCTGGACACGAAGCCTATCAAGCCTCAGGCGTTATTTACGGCGCGTCGGTGCTGTTGTTCGGCGGACTGGGCTTGCTGGTTGCTTTTATCGTAGAACTGAATTTTTTGAAGAAGAAAAAGGAAGAATAA
- a CDS encoding RNA polymerase sigma factor, translated as MDNRDELQIIERIRQGETNQFSHLLNRYSNVIYSLIARIIPSKEDAEELTQDTFLKAFRKLDTFKGDCSFSTWLFRIAYNTAVSATRKNKIVFPLIDETVLARVADEEADAVFEEDENEELLQKLEIALGQLNLEERALITLYYTENKPVAEIAAIMELTADNVKIKLFRIRKKLYVLINKQQAQ; from the coding sequence ATGGATAATCGGGACGAATTACAGATCATCGAGCGCATACGGCAAGGAGAAACGAACCAGTTTTCGCATCTCCTCAACCGTTATAGCAATGTCATCTATTCGCTGATCGCCCGCATTATTCCATCGAAAGAAGATGCTGAAGAGCTAACGCAGGACACGTTCCTGAAAGCGTTCCGAAAACTCGACACCTTCAAGGGCGATTGCAGTTTTTCCACCTGGCTGTTCCGCATTGCCTACAACACGGCAGTGTCGGCCACACGGAAAAACAAAATTGTTTTCCCTCTGATCGACGAAACGGTACTTGCCCGTGTTGCCGACGAAGAGGCCGACGCCGTTTTCGAAGAAGACGAAAACGAAGAGCTGCTCCAAAAGCTGGAGATAGCCCTCGGGCAACTCAATCTGGAAGAGAGAGCTTTGATCACGTTATATTACACCGAAAACAAACCAGTAGCCGAAATCGCTGCCATCATGGAGCTGACGGCTGACAATGTAAAGATCAAACTCTTTCGTATCCGCAAGAAATTATACGTATTAATTAACAAACAACAAGCACAATGA
- a CDS encoding (2Fe-2S)-binding protein encodes MEDIEICHCNNVMKSEIIKAIKEKGLTTVEQVQDATDAGTVCGSCIPDIEEILTSVNG; translated from the coding sequence ATGGAAGATATTGAAATTTGTCATTGCAACAATGTGATGAAAAGCGAGATTATCAAAGCTATCAAAGAAAAAGGTCTTACCACAGTAGAGCAAGTGCAGGATGCCACCGATGCCGGTACCGTTTGCGGCAGTTGCATCCCCGATATCGAAGAAATTCTCACATCCGTCAACGGATAA